The window GTGCTGTTTTTGTCTTTTTTTGGGCGTTGGATTTGGCTTTCAGTTACATCAATTATAACAGTCTTATCTTTGAAATAATCTTTTAATAGTGATTTTTGACCAGTAAGTTGTTGAAAATTAGGGTGTTTTATTAAAGTGTCTTCAATTCATTTGATATTTCTATAACAACTACTTTCACTAATATCATAACTTTTTGCAATATGAAAATAAGTTCTATATTCTCTTCAATATTCTAAAGTCATTAAAATACGATTTTCTAATGATAATTTATTGGTTCTTCCGCGACGAAATCTCTTTTTTAATTCTTCTATTTTTAAAATTTCTAGCATTTTATTAAAAGTAGTATGTTTAATACCAGTTAATCTTAAAAAATTTTTATCACTTATTTGATTATTTTTTTTAAATTTCATTTAAATTCCACCTTTTTATTAAAAACAACAATTCAATTATATTTTAAATTAATTTTGCAAGAAGTCTATTATATATGTGTTGTAAAAATTTTTATGTTATGCCTCGTTTCACAAATACATTTCATCGATTTGGTAAATATGACCCCTTATATCATGGCACTGAAAAATATAGTTTAACTGTTTTAACTACTGATAGTATTATTAAAAACAATTCTTTAATTGCTTTCAGCACAAAAGAAAAAAATAATCTCAAATTTCAAGAACATGAAATTATTAATGGTAATACTATTCTTAGCAGTTTAATCTTAAAAAAATTACGGGCCTGTCCAAAATTCTGTGTCTCGATAATTCATTCTGAATTATACTTAAAAGAAGGAGAACAGAAAATGACAAAAAAAATAAAAAAAAGAACCTGACGCAATTGATAAAGTTGTTGATTATTTTTTAGAAAATATTGATAATCCACAAGATTTATTTAAAGGCAATACTATTTTTCAGGAATTTACCAAAAAATTAACTGAACGAATGTTAAATACGGAAATTAAAGATTAGACTTCTTGCAAAATTAATATGATAATTATAATTTTTAAATTTAAAATAAATATAAAAGTGTTATTAAAATAATTTTTAGATTATTTTTACAAATATTTTGTCATTAAAACATAATAAAAATTATTATTTACAATAAAAAAAGACTGAAATTTTAAATTATCAAATATATTTAAACTAATAGTTGTAAATTATAAATTGAAGCTATTAAATTAAATCTTAAAGCAAATCTTTTTCTACGATTTCGATATTTTTCACTAATAATTTTAAATTTTTTAAGTATAGCAAAAACATTTTCAATAACAATTCTCATTTTTGAAATTCGCTCATTATTTTGCTTTTCTTCTTTATTTAAAGGGTTTTTCTTTGATTTTCTTTTAGGAATTAAAACATTATGATTAATTTTTTGTATGCCTTGATAACCTAAATCCACTAAAACAGTTGTTTCTGGTAAAAATTTAATTTTTGAATCTTTTAAAATTTTAAAGTCATGGTTTTTACCATAAGAAAAATCAGAACTAATAATTTTTTTACTATCTTTTTCAATTATAACTTGTGTTTTTATTGTGTGTTTTTTCTTTTTTCCTGAGTAGTGCTGTTTTTGTCTTTTTTTGGGCGTTGGATTTGGCTTTCAGTTACATCAATTATAACAGTCTTATCTTTGAAATAATCTTTTAATAGTGATTTTTGACCAGTAAGTTGTTGAAAATTAGGGTGTTTTATTAAAGTGTCTTCAATTCATTTGATATTTCTATAACAACTACTTTCACTAATATCATAACTTTTTGCAATATGAAAATAAGTTCTATATTCTCTTCAATATTCTAAAGTCATTAAAATACGATTTTCTAATGATAATTTATTGGTTCTTCCGCGACGAAATCTCTTTTTTAATTCTTCTATTTTTAAAATTTCTAGCATTTTATTAAAAGTAGTATGTTTAATACCAGTTAATCTTAAAAAATTTTTATCACTTATTTGATTATTTTTTTTAAATTTCATTTAAATTCCACCTTTTTATTAAAAACAACAATTCAATTATATTTTAAATTAATTTTGCAAGAAGTCTATTATCTTGAAACTGATGAGAATCATAATAAAAGAAATGGCAACACACAAAAAACCATTATTACTAAAAATGGTTCAATCGCAATTGATGTACCAAGAGATCGAAATAGTACTTTTGAACCAGTAATTATTCCGAAAAGACAAAGAAGATTTGATAACTTTGATCAAAAAGTAATTTCTTTATATGCAAGAGGAATGACAATTTCTGATATCAAAGCACAATTGCAAGAATTCTATCACGGAGCAGAAATTTCAGAAAGTTTAATTAGTCAAATAACTG is drawn from Spiroplasma endosymbiont of Clivina fossor and contains these coding sequences:
- a CDS encoding transposase family protein → MKFKKNNQISDKNFLRLTGIKHTTFNKMLEILKIEELKKRFRRGRTNKLSLENRILMTLEYWREYRTYFHIAKSYDISESSCYRNIKWIEDTLIKHPNFQQLTGQKSLLKDYFKDKTVIIDVTESQIQRPKKDKNSTTQEKRKNTQ
- a CDS encoding transposase family protein; this encodes MKTQVIIEKDSKKIISSDFSYGKNHDFKILKDSKIKFLPETTVLVDLGYQGIQKINHNVLIPKRKSKKNPLNKEEKQNNERISKMRIVIENVFAILKKFKIISEKYRNRRKRFALRFNLIASIYNLQLLV
- a CDS encoding transposase family protein → MKFKKNNQISDKNFLRLTGIKHTTFNKMLEILKIEELKKRFRRGRTNKLSLENRILMTLEYWREYRTYFHIAKSYDISESSCYRNIKWIEDTLIKHPNFQQLTGQKSLLKDYFKDKTVIIDVTESQIQRPKKDKNSTTQEKRKNTQ